The DNA sequence CTGAAGATGGGTAAAAACATCCGGGGCATCGCGCCCCCGGCCATGGAACGGCTCATCCTGGCGGAGTGGAAAGGAAATGTGCGCGAACTGGAAAACGTGATCGAGCGCGCCGTGGCGCTGGAGACATCCGAGCGGGTGGAGGCCGACCGCCTGCCGCATCTCGCCGCGTCATCCGCCCCGCCGCCCGGCACGATGCCCACGGAAATCGCCGATTCCGGTTTTGAGTTGGAGCCGTATCTGGAGGACGTCGAAAAACGTATTATCCTGATGGCTCTTCAGAAAGCCGACGGCGTTCAGGTGGAGGCCGCCCGGCTGCTGGGAATCACCTACCGCAGCTTTCGCCACCGGGTGCAGAAATTGGGGATCGATAAATGAGCCGCCGATGATTTACATTTTTTGTCAACTCCGTTGACAATTTTCGGGACTGGTGCCACAATAAATCCGTTCAAACCATCGATTTTGCGTGTGTCGCGTGTTTCGAAAAACCGGGATCTTTTGGTATCTGATTTGCTAAAGAAAGATCTGGAATATCACATTTACCCCAAGGAGGTAGTATGAATAAGAAAGGTTTTTCGCTGATTGAGTTGCTGATCGTCATCGTGATCATCGGCATCATCGTCATCATCGCGGTGCCGAGCCTGCTGGAATCCAAGCGCGCCGCCCAGGCCACCGCCGCCCAGGCCACCCTGCGCAACATCGCGTCCGCCCAGGTGGCGTACTCCTCCAAGTCCACCAACCGGACGTACGGCACCTTGCAGAACCTGCAAAGCCAGGATTTCCTGGATCGCCGGTTCTCCGCAAGCCCGACCAGCTTTGACGGCTACAGCTTCACCAGCGAGGCTACCACCACGTACTTCACTGTGACTGGTACAGCCGAGGACACCGCCAACCCCAACTTCTACATCAACCACTCGATGGTGGTCCACTACACCAACAACGATCCGGTAAAGTAAACATCGTCTGACATTGGGAAAAGGCGAACCTTCGGGTTCGCCTTTTTTTTGGCTCCGGCACCGATTCCGCCGATCCTTGTTGCTAAGTTTGCCTGCAGCCCTCTCCGGGAGGATGGGCCACTTCGAATCCGCCACGTGCTAACTGGGGTGGATCCCCTGCCGACGCGGATTCATCCCTGATCCGTCACCGTCTTCCCGCTGGAAGTTGAGTCGGCCTCTCCGGTTTTTTGAGCGACGAACTCCACGGTCGCTCCCGTC is a window from the Kiritimatiellia bacterium genome containing:
- a CDS encoding prepilin-type N-terminal cleavage/methylation domain-containing protein codes for the protein MNKKGFSLIELLIVIVIIGIIVIIAVPSLLESKRAAQATAAQATLRNIASAQVAYSSKSTNRTYGTLQNLQSQDFLDRRFSASPTSFDGYSFTSEATTTYFTVTGTAEDTANPNFYINHSMVVHYTNNDPVK